A DNA window from Comamonas fluminis contains the following coding sequences:
- a CDS encoding nucleoside recognition domain-containing protein, with protein MLNALWLGFFLVAAVAALAQWLIGGQAEVFSAMVQALFAMAKLSVEVMVLLFGTLTLWLGFLRIAEKAGVVEWLARMLGPLFAKLMPEVPRGHPALGLITLNFAANGLGLDNAATPMGLKAMRALQELNRRPDTATNAQILFLVLNASSLTLLPVTIFMYRMQQGAADPTLVFLPILLATSASTLVGLLSVAIVQRLPIFSPVVLAYLLPVALALGAFMAFLTTLSAAALAHLSSLMGNLTLFALIVLFVGLGAWKKVAVYDSFIEGAKEGFDVAKGLLPYLVAMLCAVGVFRASGALEYVLSAIRWIVDAVGMDARFVDALPTALVKPFSGSAARAMLIETMQSQGVDSFAALTAATVQGSTETTFYVLAVYFGAVGIQRARHAVPCALIAELAGVVAAIVVCYQFFG; from the coding sequence ATGCTCAATGCCTTGTGGCTGGGTTTCTTTCTGGTGGCAGCCGTGGCCGCGCTGGCGCAATGGCTGATTGGTGGTCAGGCCGAGGTTTTCTCGGCTATGGTGCAGGCCCTGTTTGCCATGGCCAAGCTCTCGGTCGAGGTGATGGTGCTGCTGTTTGGCACGCTCACGCTGTGGCTGGGTTTTTTGCGCATTGCTGAAAAAGCCGGTGTGGTGGAGTGGCTGGCCAGAATGCTAGGCCCGCTGTTTGCCAAGCTGATGCCCGAGGTGCCACGCGGCCACCCTGCGCTTGGCCTGATCACGCTGAACTTTGCTGCCAACGGCCTGGGGCTGGACAATGCGGCCACGCCCATGGGCCTCAAAGCCATGCGTGCGCTGCAGGAGCTGAACCGGCGCCCGGACACTGCGACGAACGCACAGATTCTGTTTCTGGTGCTCAACGCCTCATCGCTGACGCTGCTGCCCGTCACCATCTTCATGTACCGCATGCAACAAGGTGCGGCAGACCCGACGCTGGTGTTCCTGCCCATCTTGCTGGCCACATCGGCCTCTACGCTGGTGGGTTTGCTCAGCGTGGCCATCGTTCAGCGCCTTCCCATCTTCAGCCCCGTGGTGCTGGCCTATCTGCTGCCGGTAGCGCTGGCGCTGGGCGCGTTCATGGCGTTCTTGACCACACTCAGCGCGGCTGCGCTGGCCCATCTGTCATCGCTCATGGGCAATCTCACGCTGTTTGCACTGATCGTGCTGTTCGTGGGTCTGGGGGCCTGGAAAAAGGTCGCCGTGTACGACAGCTTTATTGAAGGCGCCAAGGAAGGCTTTGACGTGGCCAAGGGTCTGCTGCCCTATCTGGTAGCCATGCTTTGCGCCGTGGGCGTGTTCCGCGCCTCGGGGGCGCTGGAATATGTGCTGTCTGCCATTCGCTGGATCGTTGACGCCGTGGGCATGGATGCCCGCTTTGTGGATGCGCTGCCTACCGCACTGGTCAAACCGTTTTCAGGCAGTGCGGCCCGCGCCATGCTGATTGAGACCATGCAAAGCCAGGGCGTGGACAGCTTTGCCGCGCTAACTGCAGCCACGGTTCAGGGCAGCACCGAAACTACTTTTTATGTGCTGGCCGTGTACTTTGGCGCCGTTGGTATTCAGCGTGCCCGCCATGCCGTGCCCTGCGCACTCATCGCAGAGCTGGCCGGTGTGGTCGCGGCTATTGTGGTTTGCTATCAATTTTTTGGATAA
- a CDS encoding HD domain-containing protein, translating to MSSNDLAQFQASWQQAWAGLQLRPPQSLQQQLLTAYAEPQRHYHTQQHLAECLTHLASARHLAQYPAEVELALWFHDAVYDVKGKDNELRSAQWASSALQHAGASDAMCQRVHDLIMATCHTAKPVEADADAQLLVDIDLAILGASPGRFAEYDQQVRAEYSWVPALIYGFKRKQVLQSFLQRPQIYATAFFQERLEQQARDNLRQVA from the coding sequence ATGAGCTCCAACGATCTCGCACAGTTTCAAGCCTCCTGGCAGCAAGCCTGGGCAGGCCTGCAACTGCGACCGCCCCAAAGTTTGCAGCAGCAACTGCTGACCGCTTACGCCGAGCCGCAGCGCCACTATCACACCCAGCAGCATCTGGCGGAGTGCCTGACACATTTGGCATCGGCACGGCACCTGGCCCAGTACCCCGCCGAAGTAGAACTGGCCCTGTGGTTTCACGACGCTGTCTATGACGTCAAAGGCAAAGACAACGAACTGCGCAGCGCGCAATGGGCCAGCAGCGCCCTGCAGCACGCCGGAGCCAGCGATGCCATGTGCCAGCGGGTGCACGACCTCATCATGGCCACTTGCCACACGGCCAAGCCCGTGGAGGCGGATGCGGATGCGCAATTACTGGTCGATATTGACCTGGCCATTCTGGGCGCCAGCCCCGGGCGCTTTGCCGAATACGACCAGCAAGTGCGCGCCGAATATAGCTGGGTGCCTGCGCTGATCTATGGCTTCAAGCGCAAACAGGTGCTGCAAAGCTTTTTGCAGCGCCCGCAGATTTATGCCACCGCTTTTTTCCAGGAACGGCTGGAGCAGCAAGCCCGAGACAATCTGCGCCAAGTCGCATGA
- a CDS encoding membrane-bound PQQ-dependent dehydrogenase, glucose/quinate/shikimate family produces MQSSERNPGQAGGWFTTLFALVLALIGLVLLGMGVQLAMLGGSWYYVVAGALLLVSGVLLWRRNTAAFSVFAVAFVGTLIWAYWEVGAAFWPLMPRLAPWVVLGFVLALIAAALHPMRRGPAYGAALVLLIAMVWGGIAMFQEHGVIRNAANMTAAPAMDTAQAQQQRWEYYGRTPGGTRYAPFQQITAKNVDQLKVAWTFRTGDIAGKGAEDQSTPTQIGDTLYICTPYAKVIALDADSGKEKWRFDSKSADSKLWNRCRGVAHYDATAYSQRHPEDALAKTSAATSSCARRVFIGTPDARLIAVDADNGQPCAGFGNNGEVDLKVGMGLVQPFYYMPTSMPTVMGNRIVLGGWVQDGASTDEPSGVVRAFSADTGELLWAWDPDNPEITKLPPPGQTYSRTTPNVWAPPSFDEKLGLVYLPTGNQTPDFWGGHRRPLSDKYSSSVVALDVNSGTVKWHFQTTRHDLWDYDVPSQPALVDLPDDKGATVPALVQLTKRGQIFVLNRATGEPIAKVEDKPVPTNVAKGDRASPTQPYSTGMPAIGAEPLTEASMWGATFFDQLACRIAFKKMRYEGDFTLPNEDGRSLQFPGNYGGFNWGSAAIDEHNGILYANSMRMPMWIQFIPRAQADDPNAPGGHDGLHVQAGTPYGAIKGTFMSPLGIPCHAPPYGEISAIDLRSKSIVWKKPLGTVQDTELPLGVKGTLPIPIGVPVMGGPMVTAGGVVFVGGSYDYYLRALDATSGKELWKARLPVGGQATPMTFVSPKSGKQMVVLAAGGQRNSPDRGDYIIAYALPDK; encoded by the coding sequence ATGCAATCATCGGAACGAAATCCCGGGCAGGCAGGGGGCTGGTTTACCACCCTGTTCGCCTTGGTGCTGGCATTGATCGGCCTGGTACTGCTGGGCATGGGCGTGCAACTGGCCATGCTGGGCGGCTCCTGGTACTACGTCGTGGCTGGCGCCTTGCTGCTGGTTTCGGGCGTGCTGCTGTGGCGGCGCAATACAGCGGCATTCAGCGTTTTTGCCGTCGCCTTTGTCGGCACCCTGATCTGGGCCTACTGGGAGGTCGGCGCCGCCTTCTGGCCTCTGATGCCGAGGCTTGCACCCTGGGTGGTGCTGGGCTTTGTGCTGGCACTGATTGCCGCTGCGCTGCACCCCATGCGCCGTGGGCCTGCTTACGGCGCGGCACTGGTGTTGCTGATTGCCATGGTCTGGGGCGGTATTGCCATGTTCCAGGAGCATGGCGTGATCCGCAACGCTGCCAATATGACGGCAGCACCAGCTATGGATACCGCCCAGGCCCAACAGCAGCGCTGGGAATACTACGGCCGTACACCGGGCGGCACGCGCTATGCGCCGTTTCAGCAGATCACGGCCAAAAACGTGGACCAGCTCAAAGTGGCCTGGACTTTCCGCACCGGTGATATTGCGGGCAAAGGCGCCGAAGACCAGAGCACACCCACACAGATTGGCGACACGCTCTACATCTGCACACCCTATGCAAAAGTCATAGCACTTGACGCTGACAGCGGCAAGGAGAAGTGGCGTTTTGACTCCAAGTCTGCCGACAGCAAGCTGTGGAACCGCTGCCGTGGTGTGGCCCATTACGATGCCACGGCCTACAGCCAGCGCCATCCCGAAGACGCCTTGGCCAAAACCTCGGCAGCCACAAGCAGTTGCGCACGCCGCGTTTTCATCGGCACGCCCGATGCGCGCCTGATCGCTGTGGACGCCGACAATGGCCAGCCCTGCGCGGGCTTTGGCAACAACGGCGAGGTGGACCTGAAAGTCGGCATGGGCCTTGTCCAGCCGTTTTATTACATGCCCACCTCCATGCCCACGGTGATGGGCAACCGCATCGTGCTGGGCGGCTGGGTGCAAGATGGCGCCTCCACCGACGAGCCCTCGGGCGTGGTACGCGCCTTCAGTGCCGACACTGGCGAGCTGCTCTGGGCCTGGGACCCTGACAATCCCGAAATCACCAAGCTGCCGCCGCCCGGCCAGACCTATTCGCGCACGACACCCAATGTCTGGGCACCGCCCTCGTTTGACGAAAAGCTGGGCCTGGTCTATCTGCCCACGGGCAACCAGACGCCCGACTTCTGGGGCGGACACCGCAGGCCGCTGAGCGACAAGTACAGCTCCTCCGTCGTAGCACTGGATGTGAACTCCGGCACCGTGAAATGGCATTTCCAGACCACGCGCCATGACCTGTGGGACTACGACGTGCCGTCCCAGCCAGCGCTGGTCGATTTGCCTGATGACAAGGGCGCAACGGTTCCGGCGCTGGTGCAACTGACCAAGCGCGGCCAGATCTTTGTGCTCAACCGCGCTACGGGCGAGCCCATTGCCAAGGTGGAAGACAAGCCCGTGCCGACCAATGTGGCCAAGGGCGACCGCGCATCGCCCACCCAGCCCTATTCCACGGGCATGCCAGCCATTGGCGCCGAGCCTTTGACCGAGGCCTCGATGTGGGGCGCCACCTTCTTTGACCAGCTGGCCTGCCGCATCGCCTTCAAGAAAATGCGCTACGAGGGCGACTTCACCCTGCCCAATGAGGATGGACGCTCGCTGCAGTTCCCCGGCAACTACGGCGGCTTCAACTGGGGCAGCGCAGCGATTGACGAGCACAACGGCATCCTCTACGCCAACAGCATGCGCATGCCGATGTGGATTCAGTTCATCCCCCGCGCTCAGGCCGACGACCCCAATGCCCCCGGCGGCCACGACGGTCTGCATGTGCAGGCAGGCACGCCCTATGGCGCGATCAAGGGCACGTTCATGTCGCCCCTGGGCATTCCCTGCCACGCACCGCCTTATGGGGAAATCTCGGCCATCGACCTGCGCAGCAAGAGCATCGTCTGGAAAAAGCCGCTGGGCACGGTGCAGGACACCGAGCTGCCGCTGGGCGTCAAGGGCACATTGCCCATCCCCATTGGTGTGCCCGTGATGGGCGGCCCCATGGTGACCGCTGGCGGCGTGGTGTTTGTGGGCGGCAGCTATGACTACTATCTGCGTGCGCTGGATGCCACCAGCGGCAAGGAGCTGTGGAAGGCCCGCCTGCCCGTGGGCGGCCAGGCCACGCCCATGACTTTTGTCTCGCCCAAGAGCGGCAAGCAGATGGTGGTTCTGGCCGCAGGTGGCCAGCGCAACTCGCCTGACCGAGGTGACTACATCATTGCTTACGCACTGCCAGACAAGTAA
- the sbcB gene encoding exodeoxyribonuclease I, giving the protein MAHTFFWHDYETFGAQPRYDRPAQFAGIRTDAELNEIGEPVMWYCQPANDYLPDPQACLITGITPQRALQEGVPEHEFAALIEAELAQAGTVGVGYNTIRFDDEVTRFMLWRNLTDPYAREWQNGCGRWDLLDVVRMVYALRPDGINWPVKEDGSPSFKLEDLARANGLLHEQAHDALSDVRATIGLARLIRSKQPRLFDFAFGLHKKDGALREMGLPTTQEHARPFLHVTGMINPARGCLAVMWPLATHPTNKNEVICWDLAADPSELAGISIEDLRLRLFTRQADMPEGVTRLPVKNIHVNKSPMVVGSLKTLSPAMAEKWGVNMEQCLQHAAIARDLPDMSAQWKAVFTREAGAPLDADQDLYGGFVGNEDRRRLERVKRLSPQELALDKTGFDDARLTELVWRYRARNFPMTLSADEQQRWQDHRAACLIEGAGGARTAEQMFAMIDALSETADERAEEILGELYDYADGIVPEV; this is encoded by the coding sequence ATGGCTCATACCTTCTTCTGGCACGACTACGAAACCTTTGGCGCCCAGCCGCGCTATGACCGCCCGGCGCAGTTTGCGGGCATACGCACGGATGCCGAGCTCAACGAGATTGGCGAGCCCGTCATGTGGTACTGCCAGCCCGCCAATGACTACCTGCCTGACCCGCAGGCCTGCCTGATTACCGGCATTACGCCTCAGCGTGCGCTGCAGGAAGGCGTGCCCGAGCATGAGTTCGCAGCCCTGATTGAAGCGGAACTGGCCCAGGCTGGCACTGTGGGCGTGGGCTACAACACCATTCGCTTTGACGACGAGGTCACGCGCTTCATGCTCTGGCGCAACCTCACTGACCCCTATGCCCGTGAGTGGCAGAACGGCTGTGGCCGCTGGGATTTGCTCGATGTCGTGCGCATGGTCTATGCGCTGCGCCCGGATGGCATCAACTGGCCCGTCAAGGAAGACGGCTCCCCCAGCTTCAAGCTGGAAGACCTGGCCCGCGCCAACGGCCTGCTGCACGAGCAGGCCCACGATGCCCTCAGCGACGTGCGCGCCACCATCGGGCTGGCGCGGCTGATTCGCAGCAAGCAGCCCCGGCTGTTTGACTTTGCCTTTGGCCTGCACAAGAAAGACGGGGCCCTGCGCGAAATGGGCCTGCCGACCACGCAGGAGCATGCGCGCCCGTTTCTGCATGTCACCGGCATGATTAACCCTGCACGTGGCTGCCTGGCCGTGATGTGGCCGCTGGCCACGCACCCGACCAACAAGAACGAAGTCATCTGCTGGGATCTGGCGGCAGACCCGTCCGAGCTGGCAGGCATCAGCATCGAAGACCTGCGCCTGCGCCTGTTTACCCGTCAGGCAGATATGCCCGAAGGCGTCACGCGCCTGCCGGTCAAGAATATTCACGTCAACAAATCGCCCATGGTGGTGGGCAGTCTCAAGACGCTGAGCCCCGCCATGGCCGAAAAATGGGGCGTGAACATGGAGCAATGCCTGCAGCACGCCGCCATTGCCCGCGACCTGCCGGATATGAGCGCGCAGTGGAAGGCCGTGTTCACCCGCGAAGCCGGTGCGCCGCTGGATGCCGATCAGGACCTGTACGGCGGCTTTGTCGGCAACGAAGACCGCCGCCGCCTGGAGCGCGTCAAACGCCTCTCACCCCAGGAGCTGGCGCTGGACAAGACCGGCTTTGACGATGCCCGCCTGACCGAGCTGGTCTGGCGCTACCGCGCGCGCAATTTCCCCATGACGCTGAGCGCCGACGAGCAGCAGCGCTGGCAGGACCACCGCGCCGCCTGCCTGATTGAAGGCGCTGGCGGCGCCCGCACGGCAGAGCAGATGTTTGCCATGATTGATGCCCTGTCTGAAACCGCCGACGAGCGCGCCGAGGAAATTCTGGGCGAGCTGTATGACTATGCCGATGGCATCGTGCCCGAGGTTTGA
- a CDS encoding NAD-dependent protein deacetylase → MKLSESLQGQRLADWLHEHPRVVVITGAGCSTEVGIPDYRDASGQWKRPQPVTYQAFMGDALVRQRYWARSMLGWRVMGQAQPGTAHRALALLEQGGWLELLITQNVDGLHSAAGSQSVVDLHGRIDTVRCMACGHTLARADLQQQLLALNPAWAQLYAAPAPDGDADLEGRDFSAFQVPSCPHCSTGVLKPDVVFYGESVPRERVQRCMEAMGRAEALLIVGSSLMVYSGYRFALAAQEQGKSIAAINQGVTRADALLEFKVEADVGQTLMALAAAA, encoded by the coding sequence ATGAAGCTTTCCGAATCACTTCAGGGCCAGCGCCTCGCGGACTGGCTGCACGAACACCCGCGGGTCGTCGTCATCACCGGTGCTGGCTGCAGCACGGAAGTCGGCATTCCCGACTACCGCGACGCCAGCGGGCAGTGGAAGCGGCCCCAGCCCGTCACCTATCAGGCCTTCATGGGTGACGCGCTGGTGCGCCAGCGCTACTGGGCGCGCTCCATGCTGGGTTGGCGGGTCATGGGTCAGGCCCAGCCCGGCACGGCCCACCGGGCGCTGGCGCTGCTGGAGCAGGGCGGTTGGCTGGAATTGCTGATAACCCAGAACGTGGACGGCCTGCACAGCGCAGCAGGCAGTCAGAGCGTGGTGGATTTGCATGGCCGCATCGACACCGTGCGCTGCATGGCTTGCGGCCACACCCTGGCGCGGGCTGATCTGCAGCAGCAACTGCTGGCACTCAACCCCGCATGGGCGCAGCTCTACGCAGCCCCCGCGCCGGATGGCGATGCCGATCTGGAAGGGCGCGATTTCAGCGCGTTTCAGGTGCCAAGCTGCCCGCACTGCAGCACTGGCGTGCTCAAGCCCGATGTGGTGTTCTATGGCGAATCTGTGCCGCGTGAGCGGGTGCAGCGCTGCATGGAGGCCATGGGCCGTGCTGAAGCTTTGCTGATTGTTGGCTCATCGCTGATGGTGTACTCGGGCTACCGCTTTGCGCTGGCGGCACAAGAGCAGGGCAAAAGCATTGCGGCCATCAACCAGGGCGTGACGCGGGCCGATGCGCTGCTGGAGTTCAAGGTCGAAGCCGATGTGGGGCAGACGCTGATGGCGCTGGCTGCAGCAGCATAG
- the cls gene encoding cardiolipin synthase → MDWIASQLDQEHVKLWLSIGWSVYIVVVSVWILLQRSQPVATLSWLLSMAALPVVGLVVYYYFGPQRMKRQRIKRLRSRKRSRLRASTQRIRERLPQDYVRLHQVAQLVAAASEFPVCSATGMRLLVGGAATFDAITEAVRAATHHVHLEYYIYEPDVTGTALRDLLAEKARQGVQVRLLVDALGSKKLGRKFLKPLLDAGAEVARFHDAKIGRRLRPVINFRTHRKILVCDGKVGFTGGVNVTDEENERICADAYHDVHLQMEGAIVGWLQTVFMEDWAYANDHNPRQLPEKLEEWLPDCDDGNKLMQVVTSGPDNRLDAIYRAYLAAINAAEKRIWLTTPYFVPTEAALAALTNASLRGVDVRILVPKKSDSALVTAAARSYFDELIRCGVRVYEYEASMLHSKTLAVDDNLAIIGTANFDYRSFFLNYEVCVMGYGPDLNQALAQQFLADLKNSLAVPYKSEKRFFRRVFDSAARLTSPLL, encoded by the coding sequence TTGGATTGGATTGCAAGCCAGCTCGATCAGGAGCATGTAAAGCTCTGGCTGTCCATCGGATGGTCGGTGTACATCGTCGTGGTCAGCGTCTGGATTTTGCTGCAGCGCAGCCAGCCCGTGGCTACCCTGAGCTGGCTGCTGTCCATGGCTGCGCTGCCTGTGGTGGGGCTGGTGGTCTATTACTACTTCGGGCCGCAGCGCATGAAGCGCCAGCGCATCAAGCGCCTGCGTTCAAGAAAGCGTTCGCGCCTGCGTGCCAGCACCCAGCGCATCAGAGAGCGCCTGCCGCAGGACTATGTGCGTCTGCATCAGGTGGCGCAACTCGTCGCAGCGGCCAGCGAGTTCCCCGTCTGCAGCGCCACCGGCATGCGCCTGCTGGTGGGCGGGGCTGCGACCTTTGACGCCATCACCGAGGCTGTGCGTGCCGCCACTCACCATGTGCACCTGGAGTACTACATCTATGAGCCGGATGTGACCGGCACGGCGCTGCGCGACCTGCTGGCCGAGAAAGCCCGACAGGGCGTGCAGGTGCGCCTGCTGGTGGATGCGCTGGGCTCCAAAAAACTGGGGCGCAAGTTTCTCAAGCCCTTGCTGGATGCCGGGGCCGAGGTGGCCCGCTTTCACGATGCCAAGATTGGCCGCCGCCTGCGCCCCGTGATCAACTTTCGCACCCACCGCAAGATTCTGGTCTGCGATGGCAAGGTGGGCTTTACCGGTGGCGTGAATGTGACCGATGAGGAAAACGAACGCATCTGCGCGGATGCTTATCACGATGTGCACCTGCAGATGGAAGGCGCCATTGTGGGCTGGCTGCAGACGGTGTTCATGGAAGACTGGGCCTATGCCAACGACCACAACCCGCGCCAGTTGCCAGAAAAGCTGGAGGAATGGTTGCCGGACTGCGATGACGGCAACAAGCTGATGCAGGTGGTGACGTCCGGGCCGGACAACCGGCTGGATGCCATTTATCGCGCCTATCTGGCTGCCATCAACGCGGCGGAAAAGCGCATCTGGCTCACAACGCCATACTTTGTGCCCACCGAGGCTGCGCTGGCCGCGCTCACCAATGCCTCGCTGCGCGGTGTGGATGTGCGCATTCTGGTGCCCAAAAAGTCCGATTCCGCACTGGTGACGGCCGCTGCGCGCTCCTATTTTGATGAGCTGATTCGCTGCGGTGTGCGCGTTTATGAATACGAGGCCAGCATGCTGCACTCCAAGACGCTGGCAGTGGATGACAATCTGGCCATCATCGGCACAGCCAATTTTGACTACCGCAGCTTCTTTCTCAATTACGAAGTCTGCGTCATGGGCTATGGGCCTGATCTGAACCAGGCGCTGGCCCAGCAGTTTCTGGCCGATCTGAAAAACTCCCTGGCCGTGCCCTACAAGAGCGAAAAGCGCTTTTTTCGCCGCGTCTTTGACTCTGCGGCCCGCCTCACATCCCCCTTGCTTTGA
- a CDS encoding helix-turn-helix transcriptional regulator: MDSDLISTLAQARKAARITQADLAARAGLSRMAVQRTETGDVDPRFSTLQEMARVLEMDLIAVPSALRAELQAFIQSGGKFLAQPEGADAPPSIVDKL; this comes from the coding sequence ATGGATTCAGATCTCATCAGTACCCTCGCCCAAGCGCGCAAGGCCGCCCGCATCACCCAGGCCGATCTGGCTGCCCGCGCCGGTCTGTCGCGCATGGCCGTGCAGCGCACGGAAACCGGCGATGTGGACCCCCGTTTTTCCACCTTGCAGGAAATGGCACGCGTGCTGGAAATGGACTTGATTGCCGTACCGTCTGCACTGCGTGCCGAGCTACAGGCCTTCATCCAGTCCGGCGGCAAATTTCTGGCCCAGCCCGAGGGCGCGGACGCCCCACCCTCGATTGTTGACAAGCTCTAA
- a CDS encoding type II toxin-antitoxin system HipA family toxin gives MSTAIRYLRLFMHRPASQGGGRRGIGYLSQYGDILRLSFDPDYIEDAQRPTLSLSYTGENEAATRQILASMRDARLVRTDGRWPTYFQNLLPEGHNRDRLAAERGCAPDDEFELLAAAGRDLMGALEVEPVPLQQGIPDTVRHWHTTQGLDVLEPGFVEYPVEDAASLPGVVTKFSAVHNGRRYTIHRQGQAGSTILKLPTIAHPDLVANEFMGYQLCQALQLNCASARIISRAEAELPGHIPFEQILAVDRFDHLAGGERVHMEEFNQVLGYAPRHKYGQRNPARPLQDWATMLRVLNRLSTQPVQDTREFLARMLAFTLMGNTDAHLKNWALIYPDGRHPQLAPVYDPVCIAAFLQNAPAGQYAVNRAIDAQLSRLSWDDMRALMQAAGLLRIPRHISLLRDLVKQAKAAWPALLQDAPPAMRSAIEGRLQGSVLLAN, from the coding sequence ATGAGCACCGCCATCCGCTACCTGCGCCTTTTCATGCACCGCCCTGCATCGCAAGGCGGCGGGCGGCGGGGCATTGGCTACCTCTCTCAATATGGCGACATTCTGCGGCTGTCTTTTGATCCAGACTACATCGAAGACGCACAGCGCCCCACCCTGTCGCTGAGCTACACGGGCGAAAACGAAGCCGCGACGCGGCAGATTCTGGCTTCCATGCGCGATGCGCGGCTGGTGCGCACCGATGGTCGCTGGCCCACCTACTTTCAAAACCTGCTGCCCGAGGGCCATAACCGTGACCGCCTGGCAGCCGAGCGCGGCTGCGCACCCGATGACGAATTCGAACTGCTGGCCGCCGCTGGCCGCGACCTGATGGGCGCGCTGGAAGTGGAACCCGTGCCACTGCAGCAAGGCATTCCAGACACCGTGCGCCACTGGCACACCACACAAGGGCTGGATGTGCTGGAGCCCGGCTTTGTGGAATATCCGGTCGAAGACGCCGCATCCCTGCCCGGCGTGGTGACCAAGTTCAGCGCCGTGCACAACGGCCGCCGCTACACCATTCACCGCCAGGGCCAGGCAGGCAGCACCATTCTGAAGCTGCCCACCATCGCCCACCCCGATCTGGTGGCCAACGAATTCATGGGCTACCAGCTATGCCAGGCATTGCAGCTGAACTGCGCCAGCGCCCGCATCATCAGCCGCGCCGAGGCAGAGCTGCCCGGGCACATCCCGTTTGAGCAAATCCTGGCCGTGGACCGTTTTGACCACCTTGCAGGCGGCGAACGGGTGCACATGGAAGAGTTCAACCAGGTGCTGGGCTATGCACCCCGGCACAAATACGGCCAGCGCAACCCCGCCCGCCCCCTGCAGGACTGGGCCACCATGCTGCGCGTGCTCAACCGCCTGAGCACCCAGCCCGTGCAGGACACGCGGGAGTTTTTGGCCCGCATGCTGGCCTTCACCCTGATGGGCAACACCGACGCCCACCTCAAGAACTGGGCACTGATCTACCCCGATGGCCGCCACCCGCAACTCGCCCCGGTGTACGACCCGGTGTGCATTGCCGCCTTTTTGCAAAATGCCCCGGCTGGGCAGTACGCCGTCAACCGCGCCATTGATGCCCAGCTCAGCCGCCTGAGCTGGGACGATATGCGCGCCCTGATGCAAGCGGCCGGGCTGCTGCGCATTCCGCGCCACATCAGCCTGCTGCGCGATCTGGTCAAGCAAGCCAAAGCGGCCTGGCCTGCCCTGCTTCAGGATGCGCCGCCTGCCATGCGCAGCGCCATTGAAGGCAGATTGCAGGGCTCGGTGCTGCTGGCGAACTAA
- a CDS encoding GAF domain-containing protein — MAIHTWDYEPQALEVNVSELLLATADQSDDLIDENVRQVLHDLREHLGMEVIFVSEIRDGQRMFKHVDTAPGKELIATGGGSSLEESFCQCVLDGRLPRLVQDAATHPAFTQLPATPFRVGAHLSTPIVLANGKVYGTLCCFSQTGDESLTERDLHKLECVAKITAKRIDIKQARELQEQLAKWELQPMDEKKPLPAGFSSHIKR, encoded by the coding sequence ATGGCAATTCACACTTGGGATTACGAGCCGCAAGCGCTGGAGGTCAATGTCAGCGAACTGCTGCTGGCCACCGCCGATCAGAGCGATGATCTGATTGACGAGAACGTGCGCCAGGTCCTCCATGACCTTCGTGAACATCTGGGCATGGAGGTGATTTTTGTCTCGGAAATCCGTGATGGCCAACGCATGTTCAAGCATGTGGACACGGCACCCGGCAAGGAGCTGATAGCCACGGGTGGCGGCAGCTCGCTGGAAGAGTCTTTTTGCCAGTGTGTGCTTGATGGCCGCCTGCCCCGCCTGGTTCAGGATGCCGCAACCCACCCCGCATTCACCCAGTTGCCAGCTACCCCGTTCAGGGTAGGCGCACACCTGAGCACGCCCATTGTGCTGGCCAATGGCAAGGTCTATGGCACGCTGTGCTGCTTTAGCCAGACCGGCGATGAAAGCCTGACCGAACGTGATCTGCACAAGCTCGAATGCGTGGCCAAAATCACCGCCAAGCGCATCGACATCAAGCAAGCGCGCGAGCTGCAGGAGCAGCTCGCAAAATGGGAACTGCAGCCCATGGACGAGAAAAAACCGCTGCCTGCCGGCTTTTCCTCGCACATCAAACGCTGA